The region TTCCAGTCTCCTGTATTAAAGGCCGGAGAGGAATATAAAACAACCACCATTTATAAGTTTTCCAATATCTAATAAAAGTGACAAAAGATAAACCAGGGACGCAGGATACTGCGCCCCTGCTCTTATGTGAAAGGACATCAGGTGTACAAATGAACAAACAGGCTGGTAAAGGAATCAAGGCATTGTCCGCCGTAGGGCTGGTTATAACAACGATCATATGGGGCAGTGCTTTTGTTGTGATGAAAAATTCTGTGGAGGTGATTACTCCCGCTTATTTGCTGGCGCTGCGCTTTACCATAGCCTCCGCAGCACTGGTAGCCGTATTTTGGAAACGGGTGAGAAAAATCTGTAAGACTGATGTAATGTGCGGCGGGCTTTTAGGTGTATTTTTGTTTGTCAGCTATTTTTTTCAGACCTATGGTCTTCAATACACCACTGCCAGCAAAAATGCTTTTATCACTACGTTGTATGTGATCCTGGTGCCCTTTCTCCATTGGTTCTATAATAAGAAAAGACCTTCCGGAAACAATGTGGCAGCGGCTGTGATTGCAGTGCTGGGACTTGGGCTTTTATCCCTGGAAGGAAATCTTTCTGTGAATATCGGGGATGTAATGACCTTGATATGCGGCTTTTTCTTTGCCTTTCATATTGTTTTCATTGACCGTTATACAGAAGACCACGATCCCATAGCCTTGACCGTGATCCAGATGGTGGTGGCGGCAATGCTGAGCTGGGCAATGGCACCTCTTCTGGAAGGCTTCTTTGATTTTAGGGTTATCGGTTCCTCTATGATGATAAGCCTTCTGTATCTTGGGATTTTCAGTACCATGCTCTGTTTTCTTTTACAGAATGTGGGGCAGAAGCATTTAAGCCCCAATACCTCCTCCATTATTTTATCCTTTGAATCGGTATTCGGTCTGGTGTTTTCCGTTATCTTTCTGGGGGAATCGGTGACCTTAAAGCTGGCGGCAGGATGTACGCTGATGTTTGCTTCCGTTATCCTGTCTGAATATAAAAGAAAGAGTTCTGCAAAATCATAGTTGTCAGAAATAATTGCTATTCATGAAATTTAATGTTATAATAGAAGGGTTACTATCAAAAGGCAGTAGGGAGAGACATGTCAAAATCGTTATACATTGCAGAAAAACCAAGTGTGGCCCAGGAATTTGCCAATGCTTTAAAGGCGAATGGAAGACGCAGGGATGGATACATGGAATCGGACCAGGTGATCATAACCTGGTGCGTGGGGCATCTGGTAACGATGAGCTATCCGGAAAGCTATGATCCCAAATATAAGCGGTGGAGTCTTTCCACCCTTCCCTTTCTACCAAGGGAGTTTAAATATGAGGTGATTCCTGGCGTTGAAAAGCAATTTAAGATTGTAAGCAGTCTGCTGAACCGTCCTGATGTGGATACCATTTATGTATGCACGGACTCCGGACGGGAGGGAGAATACATATACCGTCTGGTGGCGCAGATGGCAGGAGTCAAGGATAAGAAGCAGAAGCGTGTATGGATTGATTCTCAGACAGAGGATGAGATTTTAAGAGGCATCCGGGAGGCGAAGGACGAATCCGATTACGATAATTTATCGGCATCTGCCTATTTAAGAGCAAAAGAAGATTATCTCATGGGAATTAATTTTTCCCGATTGCTTACACTAAGATATGGACAGCACATTTCCAATTACTTAAAAAGCGGGAAGAACACGGTAATATCTGTGGGCCGCGTCATGACCTGTGTCATGGGGATGGTGGTGCGGAGAGAGCGGGAGATAAGGGAATTTGTGAAAACTCCGTTTTACCGTGTAATCGGAACTTTTTCTAAGGAGGATCCGTCCAACCCCGGATTATCCGGTTTGGATTTTGACGGGGAATGGAGAAGTGCTCCCGGTTCCAGATATTATGAATCTCCTTTTCTTTATAAGGAAAACGGTTTTAAGGAACGCCAATACGCAGAAGAGCTGATAAACGCACTGTCTCTTATGGACCCCATGGAAGGAACCGTTGTTTCCATAGAAAAGAAAAAGGAAACAAAAAATCCACCACTGCTTTACAATCTGGCGGAGCTTCAGAATGACTGTTCCAGGATGTTTAAGATCAGCCCTGATGAAACTTTAAAGCTGGTTCAGGAGCTTTATGAAAAAAAGCTGGTTACCTATCCAAGAACCGATGCCAGAGTTCTGTCCACGGCGGTTGCGAAGGAGATTTATAAGAATATTGGAGGGCTTAAGAGTTTTACGCCTTTGTCTGAAGCAGCGGCAGAGGTCATGGAAAAGGGCTCTTACCGGACCATTGAAAAAACCAGATATGTCAATGATAAACAGATTACGGATCACTATGCAATCATACCTACCGGGCAGGGTCTTGCTTCAATAAAAGGCTTATCTTCTTTGGGAATCAGGGTATATGAAGTAATAGCGAGAAGATTCCTCAGCATTTTTTATCCGCCGGCAGTCTATCAGAAATATGCCCTGGAGCTTGCGGCAGAATCTGTGTATCCCGGTTCAGAACCCACTCTACAGCATCAAATGACGAACAAAGAGCATTTTTATGCGAATTTCCGCGTTATGCTGGATGCTGGCTATTTAAAGGTTGCAGAGGTATCCTGGGGGAAGAAGAAGCAGGAGGAAGGGAACGGTGGAACACCTTCGGAAGAAACTGTGCAGGAAGAGAATAATCCGGAATCCTCCCAGAATCAAATGAATAATCCGTTATTTGTGGCTATGCTTGGAAGTTTAAAAAAAGGAATGAAGCTTTCTCTTAAGAAACTGGCCATTAAGGAAGGAGAAACCTCACCGCCCAAACGGTATACCTCCGGTTCCATGATCTTAGCCATGGAAAATGCCGGACAGCTTATCGAAGATGAAGAGCTCCGCGCCCAGATAAAGGGAAGCGGGATCGGGACCAGTGCTACCAGGGCTGAAATCTTAAAAAAGCTGTTTCATATTAAGTATCTGTCCTTAAACAGTAAGACCCAGGTAATCGTTCCCACTCTTTTAGGCGAAATGATTTTTGATGTGGTCAATGCCTCCATCAGACAGCTCCTTAATCCGGAATTGACGGCAAGCTGGGAAAAAGGGTTGAATTATGTGGCTGAGGGGACCATAACCCCGGGAGAATATATGGAGAAACTGGAAAATTTTGTTGCCGGCCGAACAGCGGGAGTTTTGAGGCTTAACAATCATTATGACCTTCACGGTGTATTTGACGCTGCGGCAGCTAATTATAAAAAACCAAAATAGGAGATTTAAAAATGAAAAAAGAAGATATGACAAACCAGGACTTATTTGATACCAATCATACCATAGCTAAATTGTTATTTGAACAGACCACCTATCCATGGGAGATCCTTCCAAAAATCAGTGAATTCATTGTTTCCCTTGGAGAGCGTCTTCCAAAAGATGAATTTGTTCATGTAGGAAAAGCAGTGTGGATCCACAAGTCCATTAACCTTCCGCCAACCGCCTGTATGGGGGAACATGTAATTATCTGCAAGGGAGCACAGATCCGCCATTGTGCATTTATCAGAGGCAATGCCATCATTGGAGAGGGAGCTGTCGTAGGAAATTCCTCTGAAATTAAAAATTCCATACTTTTTGACGGTGTACAGGTTCCTCATTATAATTACGTGGGAGATTCCATCTTAGGCTATAAGTCTCATATGGGTGCTTCGTCTTTGGCTTCTAATGTAAAATCTGATAAGTCTCTGGTTACAGTTCATGCAGAAGACGGGGATATTGAGACAGGGCTTAAGAAGTTCGGAGCAATCATAGGTGATTTCGCTGAGGTTGGATGCGGCGCAGTCTTAAATCCGGGAACCGTAATCGGACCGAAATCCAATATTTATCCCCTTTCCTGTGTCAGAGGATGTGTAGACGCTAATTCTATCTATAAGAACCAGGGAGAAATCGTAGAGAAAAAAATGGGTGAGGAATAAGGAACAGTACAATGGATAATCAACACACTGCGGTGAAAAACGGAACCTTTGGTTCACGGATCGGGTTTATTCTCGCCTCCGTCGGCTCAGCGGTAGGTATGGGAAATATTTGGATGTTTCCCTACCGTCTGGGTCAGTATGGAGGAGCCGCTTTTTTACTTGTTTATTTTGGATTTGTTTTTTTATTCGGCATGGTAGGGCTTTCCGGCGAGTTTGCCTTTGGAAGGCTGACTGGGACAGGCCCCATAGGTTCCTACGATTATGCCATGAAGACCAGGGGGAAAAAGGGAGGAGCATATTTCGGAGCAATTCCTCTGATCGGCTCTTTCGGCATTGCCATTGGTTACGCCATCATAGTAGGCTGGGTTCTTAAATATCTGTTGGGTTCTCTGTCCGGTGCCATGATGAGGACGGATACAAGGGAGTACTTTTCCAGCATAACGGGAAAGTTCGGCAGTGTACCCTGGCATTTCCTTGTGGTGGCCATTACTGTGGCTGTGCTGGCAGGCGGTGTTTTAAAGGGCATTGAAAAGGTCAATGCGATCATGATGCCCTCCTTTTTCATCTTGTTTGCCATCATCGCAGTGCGGGTCTTTTTCCTCCCGGGTGCTTTGGCAGGCTATGAATATCTTCTGGTTCCCAGATGGGAATACTTACTGAAACCGGAAACCTGGGTAATGGCTATGGGACAGGCATTTTTTTCCTTATCCATTACTGGCTCAGGGATGGTTATTTACGGAAGTTACTTAGATAAGAAGGAGGATATTCCCAAAGCCGCCATAACCACCTCATTATTGGATACGATTGCGGCACTTTTGGCCGGTTTTGCTATTATCCCGGCGGTTTTTGCTTTCCAGATGGACCCTGCAAGTGGTCCTCCTCTCATGTTCATCACAATTCCCAAGGTCTTCTCTATGATACCGGCGGGAAGATGGGTGGCAGTGCTGTTTTTTCTTTCCGTACTGTTTGCAGGGGTGACCTCTCTGGTGAATATGCTTGAGGTATGCTCGGAGGCTGTCCAGACTCATTTGCACCTGTCCCGGAAAAAGGCGATATTTTTGGTGGGTGCTGCAGTATTTATTCCCGGTCTTTTCATTGAATACGAGCCTTATATGGGATTCTTTATGGATCTGATTACCATATACGTAGTTCCTTTTGGAGCTGTATTGTGCTCCATCATGATTTATTGGGTTTTAAAGGATGGAAAGATCATGGAGGAATTAAACAAGGGCCGGGAGAAGCCTTTAGGGCCGGCTTACCTTTTTACTGCAAAATTTGTCTATGTTTTTCTGGCGGCCCTGGTGTTTGGGCTTAGCATTTTATACAAAGGAATCGGGTAAGAATCATTGGAAGCTGCCTCTCCCGAAGCAGGCAAATAAAAACGCGCTTTGACTCCGCATAACATGCCGGATCAACGCGCGTTTTTATTTACCATTCATTGGCACTGCTTGTTATTTAGTGCCGAAAATCCTATCCCCGGCATCTCCAAGACCAGGACAGATATAAGCATTTTCATTTAACTGGCGGTCAAGGTGTCCGATGTAGATCTGAATATCCGGATGTGACTCCTGAAGCCTCTTT is a window of [Clostridium] saccharolyticum WM1 DNA encoding:
- a CDS encoding DMT family transporter; the encoded protein is MNKQAGKGIKALSAVGLVITTIIWGSAFVVMKNSVEVITPAYLLALRFTIASAALVAVFWKRVRKICKTDVMCGGLLGVFLFVSYFFQTYGLQYTTASKNAFITTLYVILVPFLHWFYNKKRPSGNNVAAAVIAVLGLGLLSLEGNLSVNIGDVMTLICGFFFAFHIVFIDRYTEDHDPIALTVIQMVVAAMLSWAMAPLLEGFFDFRVIGSSMMISLLYLGIFSTMLCFLLQNVGQKHLSPNTSSIILSFESVFGLVFSVIFLGESVTLKLAAGCTLMFASVILSEYKRKSSAKS
- a CDS encoding DNA topoisomerase, whose translation is MSKSLYIAEKPSVAQEFANALKANGRRRDGYMESDQVIITWCVGHLVTMSYPESYDPKYKRWSLSTLPFLPREFKYEVIPGVEKQFKIVSSLLNRPDVDTIYVCTDSGREGEYIYRLVAQMAGVKDKKQKRVWIDSQTEDEILRGIREAKDESDYDNLSASAYLRAKEDYLMGINFSRLLTLRYGQHISNYLKSGKNTVISVGRVMTCVMGMVVRREREIREFVKTPFYRVIGTFSKEDPSNPGLSGLDFDGEWRSAPGSRYYESPFLYKENGFKERQYAEELINALSLMDPMEGTVVSIEKKKETKNPPLLYNLAELQNDCSRMFKISPDETLKLVQELYEKKLVTYPRTDARVLSTAVAKEIYKNIGGLKSFTPLSEAAAEVMEKGSYRTIEKTRYVNDKQITDHYAIIPTGQGLASIKGLSSLGIRVYEVIARRFLSIFYPPAVYQKYALELAAESVYPGSEPTLQHQMTNKEHFYANFRVMLDAGYLKVAEVSWGKKKQEEGNGGTPSEETVQEENNPESSQNQMNNPLFVAMLGSLKKGMKLSLKKLAIKEGETSPPKRYTSGSMILAMENAGQLIEDEELRAQIKGSGIGTSATRAEILKKLFHIKYLSLNSKTQVIVPTLLGEMIFDVVNASIRQLLNPELTASWEKGLNYVAEGTITPGEYMEKLENFVAGRTAGVLRLNNHYDLHGVFDAAAANYKKPK
- a CDS encoding LbetaH domain-containing protein, with product MKKEDMTNQDLFDTNHTIAKLLFEQTTYPWEILPKISEFIVSLGERLPKDEFVHVGKAVWIHKSINLPPTACMGEHVIICKGAQIRHCAFIRGNAIIGEGAVVGNSSEIKNSILFDGVQVPHYNYVGDSILGYKSHMGASSLASNVKSDKSLVTVHAEDGDIETGLKKFGAIIGDFAEVGCGAVLNPGTVIGPKSNIYPLSCVRGCVDANSIYKNQGEIVEKKMGEE
- a CDS encoding sodium-dependent transporter; its protein translation is MDNQHTAVKNGTFGSRIGFILASVGSAVGMGNIWMFPYRLGQYGGAAFLLVYFGFVFLFGMVGLSGEFAFGRLTGTGPIGSYDYAMKTRGKKGGAYFGAIPLIGSFGIAIGYAIIVGWVLKYLLGSLSGAMMRTDTREYFSSITGKFGSVPWHFLVVAITVAVLAGGVLKGIEKVNAIMMPSFFILFAIIAVRVFFLPGALAGYEYLLVPRWEYLLKPETWVMAMGQAFFSLSITGSGMVIYGSYLDKKEDIPKAAITTSLLDTIAALLAGFAIIPAVFAFQMDPASGPPLMFITIPKVFSMIPAGRWVAVLFFLSVLFAGVTSLVNMLEVCSEAVQTHLHLSRKKAIFLVGAAVFIPGLFIEYEPYMGFFMDLITIYVVPFGAVLCSIMIYWVLKDGKIMEELNKGREKPLGPAYLFTAKFVYVFLAALVFGLSILYKGIG